ATGGAAGTTCATTTGCAGAATGCTTACAGGGAGTTTCAAGTCTTTCTACAAGAATCAGAGTTTTCCTGTTTGATTGATTGTGGCAGGTCCTTGTAACTGAGGTGTGTGGAGGATAAGAGTGGAGTTTGGCTTTTGTCAACGAAATCTATCACCCAAATGTGGCTAAGATTTGAGGTCAACACCCGGTAGTATAGCTTATGTGGGTGGTATGTGCTGTTGTAACACAAATTCAATAAggaattcaattttattttttttcttttaggttaCACTTTTGGAGGTCCTTGAGTTTTTGGTCTGGCTCTGCTTGTTTAAATGCCATCAATGGTACTCAGAGCttgatgtttgataaaatagtGTGTCATGTCAATGTTTTAATATAGTTTGTATGAACTCTGGACACaagattgttttttctttcataccATAATTTCTGGTTTAATCCCTAGAATTGTCAATTTCAGAAGTGGACACATGTATTTTCAATTTGCTTTCAGATCTGTTAAACTTTTTTGAAGTGCTTTCTTCTGTATCATAAACCATATCAGAGCTGTCAAATGGTGGGCTGCTGTGATTATGTGTGATCTCCCTGTTATGAACaaaaatatgattgtttggtGTTAATGTGGCAAGACTGGAGTATCTTGAatttttccattgatttctttggttATCTGAATGAACTTGAAAGGGAGTTCGATTCATCAACTATAACGTACTCCATTGTATAAATCCAGAATTTCCAATTGGGTCTATTCCAGTTGTTCAATTCATTCCTATGAGATCCAACCTGAATAGCTTCTTGTATTGTTTCTTTCTTGCTTCCTTCTCCTTTGCTGCCAACATTGATTCTTTCTACATCGTCTAGTTTGAGCCACTTGCATATTAGATTAAAGGGTTATAGAAATTCTATTATCATTCAGCTCCATGTTCTATCTAAAGGAATCCTGAATATATTTGTTTTGAGAAACTCGCTACAAAAGTCAATCCCAAAACCTAGAAATCATCAACCTGCTTGAAGATTATAAAAGGGAAGCAAGGAGGAGTTGATATCTgtgtataaaaattaaaaatgtatagTGCGGTGATAAGTAGCAGTATAATGAAGTAGGGACGTTCACTTCCAGTTGAGAATGCCCAGGCCCTTACTATTCAAGAACTTCAGTTTTAACCAGTAGGCTTATCCAGAAGCCAATTCTGAAGATGTTATGATGGATGTGTGTCTTCAAATTCTGATGACTGATGGAGGAAATTCAGGGCCTGAAGGCAATGactttcactaacttcatttagCCGGTACAGATTTGGGCTTCTCATGGATTTGGCCATCTGATTAGTAACTCCTGGTTTGTAGTTGCAGTTCTTGAGCAGCCTCCATGACAATTCAGATGGATGTAACTACCCTAAAAgggttttcctttttcctcttccttttgGTGTTTATGCAAAACAATAGACATGCATTTGATCCATGGAACCATGAGCTTGACAACCGCTGCCTAGTCCATGGGTAGTAGAGTTGTGCTTGCACTGCAACTCAATGCTCTACCTTGAAActaataaaagttttattatacCAAATTTAGATCAACCAAACCTTGTTCACCATCATTTGATTGTGGGGTTACTGGTTAGCAGCGGGCTAATTGCAGTTCCATGACACCAAGGTGaagttatatttagaattaCATAATTAGGTAACCTGAAAATAGACTCTTTAAGTCTTTATGGAAAAACACTGAAAAGGGAAGGCAAAGGCAGCTGAGAAACTGTGAAGTGTTGTCCCACATCGACAACATATGAAATGGGCAGTAGAAGGACATCCAATAAAAGGGAGTCGAAGAGACATTTCAAAGCATACCTTTCTCGGCCTTTTGGCTAAGATCAAGTGTAGTATCTGTTCTTATCAGTTTAATATCTGATACGTGGGACATCGTCCCAcatgatattaaatttatttttttagggggAGAGCCCATGACAATAGCTTGCTATTGGGGTCCTCGCGTGTCGCCCTTGCGTTGCACTACTGCATGGGCCTGGCGCACCCCTCCAAAACCCAGTTCTAAGTTTGTAAGAGCTTGCTTGGGCAAGGGGCCTGCGGGGGGTGTAGAGCTGCAGGCTTGTTTAATATATTCTTTTGGGCCTGGAAGTTGCAAAGGGTTGGACCTTCTGGCATGTCTGGGCTGGGTTGGAAAGTATTTGTCTCTTTAACTTCACGTTTAGGGCCCATCACTTGCAGTTGAAGATACACAATAACGACAATCACTCATGACGATTCCTAAAAAAaggatttaattaaaaaaactgaAAGTGAAGTGTGTGTGCAGGCAGGAACAAATTGCATCCTAACATCTCATTGGAATCTTGAATAAAAGATTATACCTTAATTCCTGATCAAAAAGGGTATATATTTGGGTGAATGATTATCaacataaaatagaaagtaAAATTATTCATCTGAAGATGAAAGAGAAATGAAACCTATTACATTTTATCATACATCTCATAAAGTTTGTATGTCCCTGGGATTTCATAGAAAATGGTGCAGTAGCAGTTAAGCCTTGTGATTGTTGGATAAGACACAGGACCAgccaaaaaaggggaaaaaaatcgCAGTCGATCTGACCACAATAACATCGCATAATGATAATGGTTTTCCTAGGCCTAGCTCTTATGCCACTAGTGTCCCAAAAGGAGTTCTTATACAAAATGGTAACAAAAGGAGAAGACAACCAAGTGAAACCTTTACAGATGTGGGTGAAATTGAGCATAGATTGCAATGCTTTCGGGCAACTTTGTGTCAACAACAGCATCCACCAGCCAGAGGTTGGGACTCCGACACACTGACACTCTACGACTTCAGATTTATATCAACCACGTCTTTTTGCTTTGTTGAAGAAAATGTCTCCATTCCTGGTAAAGCTGCCAAAAGTGTCTccaaaaatagttattaaataCGATTTTCCCAAATGTTGCTTTTAAACCCTCCAATATCTTATCCCCTAAATTTGTTTATAAACACGAAGTCAGAGCTGGTATTGCAAAATTTTCTCTACTCAAATCAATGGAGAGCTTTGAGAACTTGTGGTTTAGCATAGAACTGTGCCTTCaactgatttttaaaaaacatggaCACAATGATAAAGGAAGTTTTTGAGATGTTATTGGGTTCCACAAGGGAGTGGATGGAGTTggaaaaaaacatgattttttttaatctaatgaAGGTAACTGATCCCAGTCATTGGGATTTTAGGCTTGTTGCTGCTGTTATTTATGTGTTTGTCTTGTATGAATTGGTTCTTATACTATGAGTTGACCATGGTATTGCAACTTGCATTTAGGTTTTAATGGGTTATGTTGTCCATCAGAGAATTTGCAActatgttattttcttattagagCTGCTGTGGTGGAATTGCATGTTGAGAACAATTTGTTTCCCCCCTAAAATAATGCTTGGTATTATGCTAATGCAACATATGTGGGTGGTAAGACATACCtttatcctttttatttctttatttttctctattatttACTAGAATCTTGAACAAAATTGTTACATATTTATTGATGATTCTCTGAATTTATTCATTCAAGTAGTCAAAAAAATCAAGAATGAAACATAAAACACCCACTGACAGCCAGTCATAAGATCATCTTAAAGTCATCCTCTGGTAACCACAGTAGATTTCTTAAACAGGTTTCTCGTCTATATTTGATTATCATTATTTCATTCTAATAGTTTCGGTATAAAAGAAAGTTTGTCACACATGCCAACCCTGTAAATTTTGAGTACAATAGAAGAGCAGTAGAATTGTTCTGCCTTCTACTTGTACCAGACTAAGCTTTCGATATGTAGTTTTATGTCAAGGTGAAGTTGTCATACATTTAGATAATAACATTATTAGGTAACCTGAAAAATAGAGATTCTTCATGGAAACGAGCACAAGGAGAACACACCAGACACAGAATGAGATAAGAAGTGGGAAGTGCTGTCCCACATGGACTAGATATGAAAGCTGGCTGTACAAGGACATAGCATAAAAGGGAGTTGAGGACACGGCTCAAAGCATACCTTTCTCGGCCTTTTGGCTAAGATCAAGTGTAGTATCTGTTCTTATCAGTTTAATATCTGATACGTGGGACATCGTCCCAcatgatattaaatttattttttaaggggaAGGGCCCATCACAATAGCTTGCTATTGGGGTCCTTGAGCGTCGCCCTTGCGTTGCACTACTGCTTGGGCCTGGCGCACCCCTCCAATTAAAGTCTATAAATGCCTTCACAGTTTCATTAGCTAATTTGATTGAGTGTAGAACATAACCCATTGTGTGACTGCAGGAAGCTTGCTCACCTAAGTGTCTCTTGGATAGTTAAAAGATTAGGAAGAAGAATGTGATTAGAAATGGTAAGTTTCATACTTTGTACTtccattcctctatttttgttttgattgaaaaattttcaatgtaGAGCAATGGTAAAAGTATGATTTTAGTTGGCTTTTATTTGCCCAAGTATGAGCTTTCAAGACACATTATGCTTGAGTTGCTTAAAGGAATAAGGAAGATGGAGGAAGAAAAGATGAGGGTCCAAGCAacaatgaagaagttatggatGTGTTTGATTTTGTATTGTTGGTATAGAAAGTCTCAAATGTTTTAAATGTTTGATATGTTGGTGATGATAAGAACTGTAAGTATCGACAGTTTAGTAAGTGACCCCAAAACAGGTcaaagaagaaatgaaagatTGGGAGCATGAGTTCTGCATGTACTACTAGCTATGTGGATGGTTGATGGATGTGAGCAATTGATTTAACATGTACTTTGATTTTTCCCCCCAATgttatttatacttttattttttctccttatttattattttcttcatcgCTGCTACTTATGGATTGTAATGGCTACCAGTTGCAGGGATGGCAACTGTGGTTATgcacaaaatattttgtttttgcttttggttttgttttttttttgttagtgacccatctatttttctatttcaattTAACCTTTTTATGTTGTATTGGTGTTATTGgagttaaaagaaataattttcctGAATGCAGCAAAAACAAGCATGGGAATTCACTTATTCCCACTCTAACatgtcaattttattttaatgtatgtGTTTTCACAAAAATGAAGAGTCTTTTCTGTTGTGTATTGGTGACTGTCTCCTCATTTCAGTAATTGATGACTGAGCTGGATTCATGTCTCTTTGTTTGTGGCCAAAAACTAATGTTATGTCTCAGTAGTCCTGAAGAACAGGGGAATCTTGTCTTCCTCAAGCATATATAGGATCTAGTGAAattgtaatttcatttttttaagatttcCTTTTGGACTCAATTCTGTTTTTATTATGCTGGTAATCTTGCCATGAGTGATTATGAGGTGGAGATGGTGACTGATGGCATGCCTTGTTTACAGAAATTTTCATGGACTCACTGGGTAGATCTTTCATAAACATATCTGATCCTTTTCCTCCTTCCCTGATCTAAATGAGTACATCTCACTtgtgattgaaaatttgaagtatttgaGGTACTGACCAATAATATGTTCTCTGTACTGTCAAACTCGAGTATAATTTTGAATAGAGCGATTTCTAGTTTAAGGCAATTCACACTTGGGTTCCAATTTTGGTTCTTTGGTTTAATCATTTGAACAGCTGATTTATGCCTAAAAATTGTTCCCTTGATTTAGTCAAATCTGGTTATAAACTATTGTACTCACTTGTCTGCTTGTTCTTACATGAGGTTCAAGTTTGCTGTATGATAGTTTTCAGCAATGAGAATGGATTTTCATTTGTAGAATGCATATGGGTTTTTTCGAGTCTTTGTACAACAATGAGAGTTTTCCTGTTTGATTGATTGTGGCAGGTCCTTGAAACTGAGGTGTGTGGAGGATAAGAGTGGAGCTTGGCTTTTGTCAACAAGATCTATCTCCCAAATGTGGCTAAGATTTGAGTTCAACCATGTACTTTAGCTTCTGTGGGTGGTATCTTCTGTTGTAACTCAAATTCAATGaggaattcaattttttttttttttttttttttaaagcattacACTTTTGGAGGTTCTTGAGTCTTTGGTCTGGCTCTGTCTGTCTAAATGGTACTCAGAGCTTGATGTTTGATAACATAGTGTGCCATGTCAATGATTTAATATAGTTTGTACGAACTCTGGacacatgaatttttttttttcatgcattattTATGGTTTAATGCATAAAATTGTTGATTTCAGAAGttgataaaagtatttttaatttgttttcagatCTGGTAAACTTGTTTTAAGTGCTTTCTTCTTGATTTCTTCTGTATCATAAACCGTCAGAGCTGTCAAATGGTGGGGCTGCTGTGATTTTGTGTGATCTCCCTGCCtatgaacaaagaaagaaaggtaGCCAGTCTTCTCAAACTCGTGTGTTCCAAAAGTATGATTGTTTGGTGTTAAAGTGGCAAGACTAGAGTGTTAAAGTGAAGTGCTCCATTGCATAAATCCAGAATCATTTCTATAAATAAAGACATCTGAGGCCATGAACCCTAAATGTGAGCACAAACCATTTTCCTAATGCTTTGATGCTTATTTAACAATTCCTAGGAAGCTTGTGGCATTTGGTCTTGTAGGGAattcttataatttttgtaatgtAGGATTTGTTCCTGTTTTCAGATAGTCATCTGGACTCTGTTCCTAAACATATTTGCTTTTCCAGTCGGGTCTATTCCAGTTGTTCAATTCATTCCTATGAGATACAAGCTGAATGGCTTCTTGTAGTGTTTCTTTCTTGCTTCCTTCTCCTTTGCTGCCAACATTGATTCTTTCTACATCTTCAAGTTTCAGTCACTTGCATCTCAGATCAAGGGTTAAAGAAATTCTATTGACATTCATTTCCATGTTCCATCTAAAGGAATTCTGAATATATTTGTTTTGAGAGAATGACTACAAAATCTAGAAATCATCAATCTgcttgaaaataataaaaagggaAGCGAGGAGGATTTGATATCTGTGTGTAGAAATGGAGAGTGCAGTGATAGGTAGCAGTGGAATGGACTATGGAGTAGGGAGGTTCGCTTTCAGTTGAGAATGTCCGGGATCGATCTTCCAAGAACTTCAGTTTTGTCAAGTCCAGTAGGTTTATCCAGAAGCCAATTCTGATGATGTTATAATGGATGAGTGTCTTCAAATTCTGGTAACTGAGGAAACTCATGGTTGGTCAGTTCAGCCTGAAGGCAATGACTTTCACCAACTTCATTTGGCTGGTAAAGATTTGGGCTTCTCATGGATATAGCCCCATTTTCTGGCTATGGGCATCTGAGTATTTACTCCTAGTTTTGTAGTTGCAGTTCTTGAGCAGCCCCTGAAAATTCAGATGGATGATAACTACCCTGGAAGGGTTTTCTTCTTGCCTTTTGTTTTTGGTGTTTATGAAAAACAATAGACATGCATTCGATCCATGGGATCCTGAGCTTGACATGACTCTTGCTGCTGCCTATTCCATAGGGTAGTATAGTGGTGCCTGCACTACAACTCAATGCTCTACCCTGAAACTCATTTAGGTTTGATTCTACCAAATTTAGATAAACTAAACCCCATTCACCATCATTTGACGGCGAAGCTACATTTAAAATTGCACAATTAAGTAACCTAAAAATAGAGAGACTTCAAGGAAAAACACAGGAAAGAAACAAGGCAAAGGCTGATGAGAAAGTGGGACGTGGTATCCCACATCGACAAGTCATGAAGTGCGGCTGTAGaagaacattgaataaaagggaGTCGAGAACCCATTACAAAGCATACCTTTCTCGGCCTTTTGGCTAAGATCAAGTGTAGTATCTGTTCTTATCAGTTTAATATCTGATACGTGGGACATCGTCCCAcatgatattaaatttatttttttagggggAGGGCCCATCACAATAGCTTGCTATTGGGGTCCTCGCGCGTCGCCCTTGCGCTACACTACTGCATGGGCCTGGCGCACCCCTCCAAAACCCAGTTCTAAGTTTGTTAGAGCCCCCTTGGTCAAAAGGGCCTGTGCGAGGTGCGGTGATGCGGGTTTGTCTAATTTATTCCTTCGGGCCTGGGAGCTGTTGCAAAGGGATGAACCTTCTGACTTGTCTGGGCTGGGTGGAAAAGTATTTGTATGTTCTTATACTTCACGTTTAGGGCCCGACATAAAATGCTTTATACAATAGTTGAAGATACACTATACCGACAATCACTCATGAcgattcctaaaaaaaaaaatttaattaaaaaaactgaAGGTCAAGAGTGTGTGCAGGCAGGAACAAATTACATCCTAACATCTCATTGGAATCTTGAATAAAAGATTATACCTTAATTCCTGATCAAAAAGGGTATATATTTAGGTGAATGAGTATCAACACAACAGAAAGTAAAATTGTTGGTCTGAAGATGAAAGAGAAATGAAACTAATTACATTTTATCATACATCATAAAGTTTGTATGTCCCTGGGATTTCATAGAAAATGGTGCAGTAGCAGTTAAGTCTTGTGATTGTTGGATAAGACACAGGACCAgccaaaaaaggggaaaaaaatcgCAGTCGATCTGACCACAATAACACCGCATAATGATAATGGTTTTCCTAGGCCTAGCTCTTATGCCACTTGTGTCCCAAAAGGAGTTCCTCATTCAAAATGGTAACAAAAGGAGAAGACAACCAAATGAAACCTTTACAGATCTGGGTGAAATTGAGCATAGATTGCAATGCTTTGGGGCAACTTTGTGTCAACAACAGCATCCACCAGCCAGACGTTGGGAATCCGACACACTGACACTCTACGACTTCAGATTTATATCAACAAAGTCTTTTTGCTTTGTTGAAGAAAGTGTCTCCATTCCTGGTAATGGGTTATCTTTGGTGGAATTGGATGTTGAGAACAATTTGTTTCCCCGCTAAAATAATGCTTGGTATTATGCTAATGCAACATATGTGGGTGGTAAGacattccttttatttttctctatcatTTACTCGAATCTTGAACAAAATTGTTACATATTTATTGATGATTCTCTGAATTTATTCATTCAAGTAGTCAAAAATATCAAGAATGAAACATAAAACACCCACTGACAGCCAGTCATAAGATCATCTTAAAGTCATCCTCTGGTAACAACAGTAGATTTCTTAAACAGGTTTCTCGTCTATATTTGATTATCATTATTTCATTCTAATAGTTTCGGTATAAAAGAAAGTTTGTCACACATGCCAACTCTGTAAATTTTGAGTACAATAGACGAGCAGTAGAATTGTTCGGCCTTCTACTTGTACCAGACTAAGCTTTCGATATGTAGTTTTATGTCAAGGTGAAGTTGCCATACATTTAGATAATTACATTATTAGGTAACCTGAAAAATAGAGATTCTTCATGGAAACGAGCATAAGGAGAACACACCAGACACAGAATGAGATAAGAAGTGGAAAGTGCTGTCCCACATGGGCTAGATATGAAAGCTGGCTGTACAAGGACATAGCATAAAACGGAGTTGAGGAGACGGTTCAAAGCATACCTTTCTCGGCCTTTTGGCTAAGATCAAGTGTAGTATCTGTTCTTATCAGTTTAATATCTGATACGTGGGACATCGTCCCAcatgatattaaatttatttttttaggggaAGGGCCCATCACAATAGCTTGCTATTGGGGTTCTTGCGCGTCGCCCTTGCGTAGCACTACTGCTTGGGCCTGGCGCACCCCTCCAATTAAAGTCTATAAATGCCTTAACAGTTTCATTAGAGTCTATAAATGCCTTTACAGTTTCATTAGCTAATATGATAGTGTGGAACAAAAATGCACTTTTGGCAGTAAAAACCCATAACTCTCACGACAATGGAACCACACTTGACACTGTCACAATGCAGCCAACCCATTGTGTGACTGCAGGAAGCTTGCTCAACGAAGTGTCTCTTGGATAGTTGAAAGATTAGGAAGAAGAATGTGATTAGAAAAGGGTAAATTTCATACTTTGTACTTTCATTCTGTTGGAAACATGCCTTAGGTTGCTACAGTTCTGGGCAAACAAAAAATTGCTGAATAATTGGTCAATAGACCAAGtctttaggaaatattttctacatatatatatatttggctTAATATTAGGAATTGGTTAGACATGGCTTGAAATTAGCAAATTCTCTTAACTTTCTCTTATGTTTCAGCTCTATATAAAGAGCAATGCagtgaataaaaatatacttcCAGATaccaagttttattttttactgaaaaagttttatttttcctttgttgtCATATAATTTCTGCCCTGTTCTTGTGCCATATATCAAtaatttggtatcagagcaattcTTCTTGAGGGATCTATGAGTTAAGTGACTCCAGAAATGGAAACTGAAATAACTTTCTCCCATGTTGCACCATCGATTTTTGATGGTGATAACTATCAAGCCTGGGCTGTTAGAATGATAGCCCATCTTGAAGCATTAGATCTTTGGGAAGCTATAGAGGAAGACTATGATGTTCCCCCATTGTCGGCGAACCCTACGATGACTCAGCTTAAGACCCACAAAGAGAGGAAGACTAGGAAGTCCAAAGCTAAAGCCTACTTATTCTTTGTTGTTTCAAGCACTATATTTACAAGAATCATGAACCTAGAGTCAACAAAAGATATTTGGGACTACCTCAAAAAGGAATACCAAGGCaatgaaaaaaccaaaaatatgcAAGTACTCAACTTGATTAGGGAGTTTGATATGCTGAAAATGAAGGAGACAGAAACCATCAAAGACTACTCTGACACGTTGTTGGGCATAGTAAACAAGGTGAGGTTGCTTGGTAAGGACTTCTCTGATGAACGAATTGTGCAAAAAATTCTTGTAACTCTGCCTGAAAAGTATGAGtctaaaatttattcattagaAGAATCTAAGGATTTGTCAAGCATATCCTTGGTAGAATTGGTGAATGCATTGCAGGCATAAGAGCAGTGGAGAAtgataagaaaagaagaatcgATG
This DNA window, taken from Vitis vinifera cultivar Pinot Noir 40024 chromosome 2, ASM3070453v1, encodes the following:
- the LOC104882512 gene encoding uncharacterized protein LOC104882512, producing METEITFSHVAPSIFDGDNYQAWAVRMIAHLEALDLWEAIEEDYDVPPLSANPTMTQLKTHKERKTRKSKAKAYLFFVVSSTIFTRIMNLESTKDIWDYLKKEYQGNEKTKNMQVLNLIREFDMLKMKETETIKDYSDTLLGIVNKVRLLGKDFSDERIVQKILVTLPEKYESKIYSLEESKDLSSISLVELVNALQA